The Bacteroidota bacterium region CCGCTCTGCAGCTCAATATAAACGATTTGCAATTCACACCTAGATAGTTGATTTTATATAACATTCATATATTCTGGATCAATTAGAAAATGCAGTAATTACATATATGGTTAATCCAAAGAATCTTATTAAACAATCTTGAATTATGTTTAGCAATTATGAAAGTTCAAAGGGTTCAATAGTTTAAAATCGGATCAGGTAGACAACAGGATGTTAATCGGACTTTAACTTTGATTATAAAACAGAATCCTTTAATGGTTGAAGGTAGTCGAAGCCAAACTCTGAATTTTTAGTCTTTTTCAGCCTAATAAAATATTTAAGTTTCGCAACTAAATATTTCCCTGAACGGAATAAAATTTAAGGCCCGTAATTTATTGTCCTTCAATCCTTATATAAGGAGCTAAAACAAGCCGTTGATTCATTAAAAATTACAGGATTTTCCTTCGCAAAGCGTTAAAAACAAAATCCTTATTGACTGCCTACTGTCTGAATGAAGCCGATCCGCCAGCTGGCGGACGTGTTCGCCCATTGGCGAATGACGCAGTCACAGTCTTTTTTGTAAACTTTTTGTGACGACAACTAAGCGAAGCGATCTCATTCTCCTGTATTTCATGGAAAATAAAAAGTTTGAATAAAGTTTTAACGCAAAGAATACCCCGGAGGTACATAGATTTTTCTCCGTGTAACTCTGTGTCTTCTCAGTGTATCTCTGTGTTAAAGTATTTAATTATTTAATTATTACACAGAGAACCACAGAGTTTTTCACGGAGAGCCACAGAGAAATTAAAGATATTCAGTATTGTCTTGTTTCCCGGAACGGAATAAAATTTAAAGCTCCTGATTGATGTCCATCAACCCCGCTTTACGAAGGGGCTAAAACAGGCCGGTGATTCATTAAAAAGTTCCAGGACTTTTAATTTCTATCATTGATTAATTGAACCATTTCGAACTATCTCAAACCTGCTCGAACCATTTTTCCTCAGTGAACTCCAGGCCTTAGTGGTTAACGTATTTTTGCGTCTCTGCGCCTTTGCGTGAAACGAATTTTTCGCAAAGCGCATAGCGGCGGCCTATCAAAACACAGTACTGTCTAGCGGACAATAATGATTTTCAATCTATGATTTAAATTGTTCATTTGAAAATAGTTAAAAATTTCCTACCTTTGCATGCCTTTTTTAAAGGTGTAATAATGATTATTATACAGATTTATAAATGATTACAGTTTCAAATTTAGCAATTCAGTTTGGCAAACGAGTTTTATTTCAGGATGTAAACCTGAAATTTACAGCCGGAAATTGTTATGGAATAATAGGTGCAAATGGTGCAGGGAAAACCACTTTTATCCGAATGCTCAGTGGTGACCTTGAATCGACAAGGGGTTCAGTCAGCCTGGGCCCCGGTGAACGTTTGTCCGTTTTAAAACAGGACCATTCCGCCTATAACGAATGTACAGTGCTTAATTCGGTGCTGATGGGCCACGAAACCTTGTGGAACATCATGCAGGAAAAAGATGCTCTTTATGCAAAGCCTGATTTTTCTGATGAAGATGGAGTAAGAGCGGGTGAGTTGGAAGAAAAATTTGCCCATCTGGATGGCTGGACTGCCGAAAGCGATGCCGCCAATTTATTAAGCGATCTGGGTATCAAAGAAGATCTTCACAATAAGTTGATGAAGGAGTTGAGTGGTAAACAAAAGGTGAAAGTGCTCCTGGCACAGGCCCTTTTTGGCAAACCCGACAATCTTTTGCTTGATGAGCCTACCAATGACCTTGACCTGGAAACCGTGATATGGCTGGAAAACTTCCTGGTTAATTTTGAAAATACCATTCTGGTGGTATCTCACGATCGTCATTTCCTGGATTCCATCTGTACCCATATTGTTGATATAGACAGGAACAAAATTAACGTGGTTCCCGGTAATTATAGCTTCTGGTATCAGTCAAGCCAGTTGGCCCTAAACCAGCAAATGGCCCAAAACAAAAAAGCTGAAGAAAAGCGAAAAGAACTGCAGGACTTTATTGCCCGTTTCAGTGCTAATGCATCCAAATCAAAGCAGGCTACCAGCCGTAAGAAGATGCTTGAAAAGCTCAACTTTGAAGAAATTATACCTTCTACCCGTAAATACCCGGGTATTATCTTTTCACCTGAACGTGAACCGGGGAATAATATTCTTAATGTTCAAGGATTATCTAAAAAAGTTGATGGGAAATATCTTTTAAAGAATGTTGAATTCAGTGTTGACAAGGATGATAAGATCGTTTTTCTCTCACGGGATCCACGGGCGATGACTACCTTTTTTGAAATCATTACCGGCAAAGATAAAGCCGACAGCGGCACATACGAATGGGGCGTAACCATTACACCTGCTTATTTGCCTGCTGAAAATTCAAAATTCTTTCAGAAGGATATCAGTCTGATTGACTGGATTGGCCAATATTCGGAAGATACTACCGAGATTTTCCTGAGGGGTTGCTTGGGAAAAATGCTTTTTTCGGGAGAAGAAGTTTCCAAAAAAGCCACCGTTCTTTCCGGAGGTGAGAAGATGCGTTGCATGATTTCCCGCATGATGCTCCGTAACGCCAATGTGTTGAT contains the following coding sequences:
- a CDS encoding ATP-binding cassette domain-containing protein, with the translated sequence MITVSNLAIQFGKRVLFQDVNLKFTAGNCYGIIGANGAGKTTFIRMLSGDLESTRGSVSLGPGERLSVLKQDHSAYNECTVLNSVLMGHETLWNIMQEKDALYAKPDFSDEDGVRAGELEEKFAHLDGWTAESDAANLLSDLGIKEDLHNKLMKELSGKQKVKVLLAQALFGKPDNLLLDEPTNDLDLETVIWLENFLVNFENTILVVSHDRHFLDSICTHIVDIDRNKINVVPGNYSFWYQSSQLALNQQMAQNKKAEEKRKELQDFIARFSANASKSKQATSRKKMLEKLNFEEIIPSTRKYPGIIFSPEREPGNNILNVQGLSKKVDGKYLLKNVEFSVDKDDKIVFLSRDPRAMTTFFEIITGKDKADSGTYEWGVTITPAYLPAENSKFFQKDISLIDWIGQYSEDTTEIFLRGCLGKMLFSGEEVSKKATVLSGGEKMRCMISRMMLRNANVLILDSPTNHLDLESIQAFNNSLTGFKGNILMSSHDHEFIQTVCNRVIEFTPSGIIDKKMEYDDYISDERLKERREGMYV